Part of the Anopheles coluzzii chromosome 3, AcolN3, whole genome shotgun sequence genome is shown below.
GGGAGGGGTTTTCTATGCGAGGAGTGGGGAGCATGGTATGAATCGACGGCATAATGAAAGCTTATACCTATATAAGCATCCTGTGTgaatttatctgttttctgtgaaaaatacggagttagtaaataaatttatgttaCAACAGGAAGACGACTCAAGTTATACACGaagaattttttaattttttttttcattcaaatcgaataaaacttCTTTAATGGCTCCTACTTAGTTTTAACTTTAATCCTATCGAGATTTCGTGTGcaaattttgatgcaaatgtgGTGAGAATGGCGTGattaggaaaaacaaaatatgttaaagctCTGAAATACTCCTAGGAAGAACAAATGCCAAAtatgtgcaaataaaacaaaataaattatgtcaTAGATCCTCGAACATGCAAAGAATGCAAGAGgaacgcatataaattataagtttgATGTTATgtttgttcagaaaaatattttctatagaatgaataaagtgggcactttattttggcacagtgattttgatcaattttggaaaaaatattttttcttgaagcaaacttctcatttttgtcatgctatggtactgcgcattcttaagcatatcacgaacaatgtttcaaaaaacaaagcagtacaataacttcatttttcacggaaaaaatggaaaaaatataaaattgtaagtagtggccactttatattgccggccactgtacATGGAAACTCGTGACAGAGAAATTAATGCACCACAAactaatattaaaaataaatcataaaaaagcgCACTCTAAATCAAAgtacaaaattataaaaatggttgtttgcaaaaatgcccgtcatgggttcaatccccaaatggaccgtgccgccatacgtaggactgactatcctgctatggggggggaatcaattagtcattgaaagccaaagcccactagtggtacaggcaagccttgaccgacaacggttgttgagccaaagaagaagaagatcacgATTTATTCTTGCGCTAATatcataatttattaaatCGCTCCCCTTGATTTCTGGACTGTTCCAATATACTGAGGGTGACACATCCAGAAATACCTGTGAAATTGTCTATACGACaagataaaatttaaaaaaaatccaaaaatagttagaaatcattcaaatagCAATGAAAAAGTTAATTAGAAAATCCAGTAAAAGCCGTAAAATTCCGGAGAAACATGATACAATGACAGAAAATAGTTCATTTTAATGCATCAGCAATTTGAAATATCCAGTAGATGATATGAAGGGAGGAACACTGTTATCAATTCCCACCGGTACCGTTCCTTGCCcatgattttcaaaacataCGCACCTTCGTTTGTTTCTAACTGTAAAGCCAAATCAATTGATTGCACTAACAATGGTGCTGTTAAgatgaaaattataaaaatcaaataatctCCTAGCTTCGGTGCCCCTCCAGCTCCCAACCCTTCTCGAGGTGGAAATGGTTGGAAAATGGTTGACGTTTTCCATTCCCCCGCAcaccgaaaacaaacaaacagcaacgacaacacacacacgaaagcCTTCGCCTGACGCAACCGCCCTTCACACACATTCACCACAACCCTGTCCCTGTACCCCCCCTCCCTGTCTAGATCGCCCTTCCGTCCCACACGGCGACCCCTTTCACCCGGCCACAAGGAAAGGGCCGGGTGAAGggtgaagagagagagagagagagaagaaaacaacaataacaaaaaacggtTCGGTTGCTATCGATTCGCGCGACTTTGGAACGCGCAAGGAAGAGCGGTGGCAGCGACGGCTTCTGGCTTCTTTTAAAAAGCGtgtcaagtttttgttttgcacacagcaccccccaccccctccccctctttGATTTACCCTCCACCCTTCGGATACATACGCTGTGTTTCGCTTTTGCCCAGTTGTTTCgtaacaaaaacatacacacacgcgcgcgcacacacacacacacccgtagGGAAAAGGTACAGCAGCGCGCGAACGGGCACAACgcggaatcaaaacaaaacattgcacTCGCGCCACACACACTGTCGCGCGCGCTCATACACAATCAAacgctctcacacacatacagcgaCAGATAGGCGCGCCCTGtgaatgcagcagcagcagcagtatttCATTCATACGAGCGCCTGCGCACCCCGCCAAGCACACCAGCCAACGGTACTTTCTGGCGGAGAGACTTTCCAACATTCCGACGTAATAAAAGCGAAACACGCAGCGCGAGCCCAAACAAAACtgtacacacagccacacagctTGGTgctacacactcacacacatgtaGAGCAGATTGTGAGaggaaaatattgaaaaaaagataaaatattgGAATAAAAACGATTAAACACTCTTTTAGAACTGTATTACACTTTTACTCTtgtacacgcacgcacgcaacgatgaaaaaagaaaaagaaaacaaaacccaaactcACGCACACCTAGACAGTGCACGAATTTCACAACTTTTCTCCATTTCGTGATAATGAAGGGATttagaaaagagaaaaaccagcagtgtctctgtgtgcgtgtgcgggcGCGCATTTGTTGGCTGCAcatgataaaacaaaaacacgcatGATGGTAAAACAACAGGAAACACACATTGTGCAATTGTGTGTGTCgtcacaaaaaaatatggtaCACACAACAGGGTAAAAAACCCCCCGCTCTCACAAGGCTGCCCATCAAAGCAGCCATAGCAACGCGCCGCAGCGCCGACACCACCTTGCGCCACCTTGGAAAGAGTGGTTCGAAAAAAGGGGGCGAGAAGAAGAGGAGGCAGCAACGAATGCTTACCAACCTGTTagggaaggagggggggggggggaggggaagagaGAAGACGTGGGGAGGACGCTGCACCTGCTActacgatgatgatgctgctgctgttatgTTTCGGTTCGTTCGTTGATGGTGTTTTGAAGGGTTTTGAGCGAAAGCAGCACAATCATGCATTGAGAGAATGATGTGAGTGTGAGCGAGAACGAGGGAGAGTGATGGTTGAGGTCGTGGcaaggctgctgctgctctgggcgccgctcaacacacacacacgcgcgcacgaaAGGCGGAAAAAAGATGGTGCTGTGTGGCTCCTCCACCCCAGTGCGTATCATCTTCGAAATCGCGGgctcacacacaacacaacccgAATGGatcccaaaacaacaacaaacaacagggCAGCCATAGAGCAAAGGGTTTAATAGAAGAGCGAAAGCAAATGGAGCAAAGAGAGCTTTTTTCATATGTTTTTGGATggttaaaacaaaaccatgtaATTTTGTAGCTAAACTGTAAAAACAACACCGACGACTGCTGCTGGTAGCGGAGCTCTGCCAGTGTGTGCGCGccgcgagaaagagagcagtAGAAGgagagcaacaaaaatggCGATATTCGATCTCGTGTCTGTGGCGCGCGCGTCTCGCCACGAACGAGAAGCCATTTCGTATCCaccacacactcgcacacaccacaaaaaaaaaacgattgccATTCTAATCACAACGAACAGTTTGTACGATTATTTTCTAACCTTAAAAAAGTGTCACTTTTCATGAGACAAAAATTAGCTTTTTAGTGGCAAAAGTAGccaaaaaatgttgtttcaaTCGATTGTTTACCACCGCGGATGCTGGCTGAgactgaacacacacacatacacatttacacagcgcttcacaaacacacacacacacacattcaggTTGAAAAATAGACaccgaaacaaaataaaaacacaaaacgctGTAGGCCCGCTCGGTGTGGTGCATTGGCTTGTTTTCTATTATTTCCCTGCGTCTTCTTCTAATCtcctacacacacgcacaccgccACGAGCACGCCATGCATcgtcaagcacacacacaaacacacacacgggacgGCTTTTCCTGGAACGGAGGAGGAGAGGCTCATCCTTTTGTGCTGTCGAAAAATTCCGAGAAATCCGTCAACGCGCCACGACGCGACTGCTTTGATGACGCGCTGCCCAGACCAGACCAGACACCGCACACCCCCCCCAAaacaccgtgtgtgtgttgtttatgATCGCTATCTCgttgtgtgtgggggggggagtAGCTCGGACGTATGTGTGCTCCGTTCCGTTCCCGTTTTCCCTACACCTTCTGCACTGTTTGATTGcttgtttgtgatttttttctattgttatCCATTCCATAATCGGACATTTTTGTTtaccatccacacacacacacacacacgcgtacacgTTTCTTTGCTTCAcgctttcaaaacaaaacggcaACACGGCAGTATAAACGCACGcgctcttcttctcttttgctttggttgctgtgttttttcgggggttttttttttgcacagcaCCCGTGGCCGAAATGTGCGGAGGAATGGGGTCAGTGCGTGtcctgccacacacacacacacacgctctcactcactcactcactcacccgcagcagcatcacatTCTCTTTCTtgcacacatgtacacacccGCGCGACAGGCTCTTCTAACACTTGCGCGCTTTGCCCCActgcacagcaaaaaaaaaaggctccaaaaacacaaaacacacacgcacacgcacagtgTAATAATCTGGGCAGCGCAATCTGGCGGGCAAGTGGAAACCGATACAGAGAGAAGGCAGGCAGCGAGAAGcacaacaaccaaacacaccaCCAGCGTAATGGAGAAGTGTTGCAGGACGGCGGTGGAAAGGTGGAAACTTACAGCCACCGAAAATATTATATCAGAGCCCAAACGCAGcagaaccacacacaaaaaacacacacgcacacagcaccACAGCACCAGCACGCACACCGTACACACATTTGCCCCcgcacacgaaaaaaaaaaccacactttCGGagggaaattgaaattttccaCCGTCAAGTGACGCCCGGGCCAAACTAACCGTGCCGATGGATTCGGAACCACCCGCAGCTACTTACGCACCACAATCTGCACAGTTTTGCACCGTTTTACACACTTTGCCAGCGACGAAATGCGGGAGCGACACTTTTCACTCGCAGTAAAACCGCGTCCATCTTGGTTTTTTGAGTAATCACAAACTACACATTGCCTGTCTCGCTCGAGCTGGCGAGCCgagtcacacgcacacagacgcacacacgctGCCACACAGCAGGCGGGTGCTTGGCAATGCGAGCGTGGCTGTGCCAAGTGGGTTGCGCTTGTGTGAGTGAGCGTTAGAGACGACAGGCGCGCACACACCAGCCCACGAGCGAATCATaacaaatcacacacactACGGCAAACATTCGTCTGCAGCGTGTTTTCGACAAGATGGAATAgtggggaaaaaagaaaaaaaaaaaacaagcacacatacacaggagGGAACAAATCGTATCGCACACTGTGGCAGTATGTGGGAGCCGTTGGGATTGAGTATTGTTTTTATACCCATTTTGAGTAAAGGAGATTATtataaacaattaaattaacatGAGAATTAAGCGTAAATTATACCAAAATGACGTTTTCTGCGAGTTTGGTTGCTGTTTGCGTCTTCCGATTGCTTTGCTTCTGagagcgcctaaatgtatgcaatcctGTTAGAACATTCGAATTGATCGGACCACGTGGTACGATTCTTCGTTGGTTTTTGAGTCCCTTCTTCTGTGATTGATTTGTGGAATTTAAGTTAATGCTTTATTGCGACACGTAATTGTTGTATTAGAAATTGTTCAAAAAGCGATATTAACTATCTTCtctcttgttttatttttatttaattcgtTGATCTATACTTTAGCTCGTTGTGTGCCGTTTTTTCACATAAACTTGGATTTCAAGCCTTCAATTCTTTATCTGGATCGATATATGTCCTAAACCCAGGTTCGATCCAatttttttgaaatagttATAGTTTGAAAATTCTAACCAGATTCCAACCTGCGCAAAAATCCCAACGTTATTTCGATCTTAATTTCAGGTCCTCTAGAATTCCTGATGTTACAAAAAGACTATGCATATCACTGGGCGATATATTTCACAACTGCTTTGTAAGTATATCACTTATCAAAGCTAATCGATAGCATCGGAATATCACACGTTTGGTGAGCCTAGGAGAAACGATACTCCCGAGTGATCAGTTTGAACTAGAAATGGGTAACACTGAAGAATCTGAgtgatttgttttcaaatCTAAATATCAAGGTTTGAGATTCACAAATCCTCAAAGATTGAAGCATCTTTGAAGAAGCATGGGTATATAAAGATTCATCTATTTTTAGAAATTCATAGATATCTTATCGTTTATGTATCTCTTCAGGAATACTTTGCATCATTTATAGCTCTTGATTGTAGTGAGGTGTGTATCGATAAGCGGTTGGAATAGATGTTCGAATAAATGAAGACATGGGAACCAagattttttcgataaataGGCCTAAATAAGACCCTAAAAAGACCTAACGCTTACTGGATAATATTCTAAAAGGGACACTAGATCCTCTACTTATATTTACCCTTGTAGTACCTAACCAAggcaaaaatgtttaaaaaaaatgaagaaactgTAGCTCAAAACGCACCATCAGTATCACCAGTTGAAGTCATCTGTCCAAAATGTGAAACAACACATAGCATTAGTTATGCTTTTGcccaaaaataaatatatttcatATAACATATGCCAAAACATCCCATCAGACATCAACCGCTTTAAACGTTGCTCACTTCACGAATCCAATCGCGCACGGCGGAAACGCGCGCATTCACACCGGGCAGGCCCGGTCTGGCGCAACCGATCGCGAACGACACCACACCAACAAGCACATCGTCCACCACCAGCGGACCACCGGAGTCACCCTGGCACGAATCATGGCCACCCTCGAAGAAGCCCGCACACAGCATCATCTCCGAGATGGTGTGCGTACGCCGGTACGCCTTCTGACAGTTGTCCCGGTGAACGATCGGCAGGAAGGTAGCGCGCAGGATCAACGCCGAATGGAACCGGTTCAGCGTCTTGCCCCAGCCGGACACCAGCGCCTTCGAACCCTCGACCGGATCTTCCTCGTCCTGTTCGGGCATCTCGATCGATGCCATCGTGTCACCATCCAGCGGCAGCGGACTTTCCAGCTCCATCAGCGCAATGTCACCTTCGTTCGTGACCGAATCCCAGGCCGGATGGAGCACAACTCGGGCAACGTTGCGCAGCACACCGCCGTGCATTTTGTACGTTGAACCGGCCCGGATCGACACCTGATCGGCGGATACGCCATCCAGACAGTGGGCAGCCGTTAGGATCCAGTCGGGCGAAATGATCGATCCACCGCAGGAAGGATGGCCTCCCTCGCGGAGCGAAATTTGGTACGGCGCCTCGGAAATGTCGATCGGGAAGCCACCGACAATTTGGGCGCGTCGGGCCGGGGCGACAAAGCCGGAAGCGACTGCAAGGTGGAAGCGAAGAGTTGATGAGATCTTCAAACACTACCAAGCTTCATTATTGACACTTACCGGTCGCTACAGCTACTACCATAGCAAAAGCTAGTACGAATTGATTTGCCATCGTGCGCTACTTTCACCTGCTCTTttcgttttattgttttatggtCAATCAATGAACTTCTTGTGATTGTAAACCAGTGAAGACTGATGATGAGACTAAGACGAAGCTTCCGATTTTATACTTCTCCGGGATATCGTCTATGCCCTATTCTTAGTGTGTTCTAGTAGTCTTATCATAGCCGCATGCTCGACAAACACTCCACAAGCATTGATTCGAACTGTACGGAACTCGTCTTAAGAACTCATCCATTGGATTGCGTAAAGCAAGGCAGGAAACATGCGTGCATTGTACACGTGGGCTTTAGGAAGAAGAGAGCACCATCGAGTACACAACCCCAGGAAGCTTACCGTAGTTGATTGAGGTTTCTAAAGCAGGTGCGCGGTTTACGTTTGATTTAAGTTTGAAGTGGCTTGCACGAAATTCAAGTTCAAGTTTAGCTGCTCTAGTTAGTAGCAATCTTATCTGTAGATGTAATCTTTTTGTACACGTATTTCCAAACGGCTGCTAGACGTGGTTTGTTTACGATTTTCAAGTGGTTCTCAATCAGAAAAGGGATAAGTATTATACACAAATCAATGTAACGAGTGCTTTGGGTGACAGGATTGCGCAAGTACACGCAACACACCACACTTTGAggattttggtttgtttcttgatgaaataaaaaagcgTAATAAAATCTTCAAATATTGTGTAAATTCGGGTATTTTAATACTTGAGATTAGTAATGTAGTAAttttcaacttggcgctagactAGTgcctcgagggtggagactacggaagccatcttctataagtcatcccagatcctggcatacgctg
Proteins encoded:
- the LOC120958762 gene encoding trypsin-4-like; the encoded protein is MANQFVLAFAMVVAVATVASGFVAPARRAQIVGGFPIDISEAPYQISLREGGHPSCGGSIISPDWILTAAHCLDGVSADQVSIRAGSTYKMHGGVLRNVARVVLHPAWDSVTNEGDIALMELESPLPLDGDTMASIEMPEQDEEDPVEGSKALVSGWGKTLNRFHSALILRATFLPIVHRDNCQKAYRRTHTISEMMLCAGFFEGGHDSCQGDSGGPLVVDDVLVGVVSFAIGCARPGLPGVNARVSAVRDWIREVSNV